The proteins below are encoded in one region of Dioscorea cayenensis subsp. rotundata cultivar TDr96_F1 chromosome 18, TDr96_F1_v2_PseudoChromosome.rev07_lg8_w22 25.fasta, whole genome shotgun sequence:
- the LOC120282744 gene encoding short-chain dehydrogenase TIC 32 A, chloroplastic-like, which yields MSVGNDVNDTILNKIPAAKVDAMELDLSSKASVRKFESNFNAADLPLNILMYNGYFSYDQLKLANILHANHLSSILKEQGANVTINSVHPGIIANHYFSANDFQFPIIIHTTRFTVGSPQGYSYIS from the exons ATGTCTGTTGGTAATGATGTCAATGATACAATATTGAACAAAATCCCTGCCGCTAAAGTGGATGCCATGGAGTTGGACCTCAGCTCAAAGGCATCGGTGAGAAAGTTTGAATCAAATTTTAATGCAGCAGACCTgccattgaatattctcat GTACAATGGGTACTTTAGTTATGATCAGTTAAAGCTTGCAAACATATTGCACGCAAACCATCTCTCTAGCATTTTGAAG GAGCAAGGTGCAAATGTGACTATCAATTCAGTTCACCCAGGCATAATCGCCAACCATTATTTTTCGGCAAATGATTTTCAGTTTCCTATAATAATTCACACTACAAGATTCACAGTTGGAAGTCCCCAAGGctattcatatatttcataa